ATCATCTCGGGCGACCCGGCATCCGCCCCGCGCATTTCCAGGAACCGCTTCAGCCGCACGTCGGTGAAGGCCGTCGTCATGTGGTCCTCGAAATCGCCCACGGTGGGGGTCAGGCCCTCCAGCCCGTCCTGGCGCTCGCCCTTCATCCACGCCCGGAACGACCGCCCCGCCACGTCCAGGATGCGCCCGTCGCGCACGACGAAATACATCGGCACGTCCAGCAGCCATTCGACATAGGGCTCGAACCCGAAGGAGGGCGAGAAGAACAGGTCCGGCATGCCCGACCGCGCAGTGTCGGTATCGGTCCAGATCCGGGCACGGTTGGACATGAACCCGTTCGGCCGCCCCTCGTGGAACGGGGAATTGGCGAACAGCGCCGTCGTCACCGGCTGCAGCGCCAGCGACACGCGCAGCTTGCGCAGCATGTCGGCTTCGGATGCGAAATCCAGGTTGACCTGCACGGTGCAGGTCCGCTGCATCATGTCCAGGCCCAGCGTGCCGACCTTGGGCATGTAGTTCCGCATGATGGCGTAGCGGCTCTTGGGCATCCACGGCATGTCGGCGCGCCGCGCCAGCGGGTGGAAGCCCAGCGGGGCGAAGCCGACCCCCAGCGACCGGGAAATCGGACGGATCGCCTCGAAATGCCGGGCCATCTCGTGCCCCGTATCGTGCAGGCTGGCCAGCGGCGCGCCCGACAGTTCGAACTGCCCCGCCGGCTCCAGCGACACCGACCCGCCGCGCTCGGGCCCGATGCCCTTCAGCCCGATCAGGTTGCCCGCATCATGGATCGCCTCCCACCGCGTGCCGCCATCCTGGCGGTTCAGGTCGGTCAGGATTTCGGCGATGCCGTCGGGGGCGTAGGGCGGCGGCATCCAGGCCGGGCGCGCCGGGCCGGCGGCGGCGGGCAGGACGAAGCCGAATTTCTCGTGCTCGGTGCCGATCCGCCACAGGCCGCGCGGCTTGCCCCCGTCCGCCAGCAGGCGGGCCAGTTGGCTGACCGATTCAATGGGGGTCGTATCTTGCTCGCCGGGGTTCGACATCGTTTCTGCAAAAATCCTAAAAAACGCAACGGATCGGTCAGAGGCCGTGCGGGTCGTAAGCATCAAGGCTTTTGAGGCTGCGCTCTCAGCGCGACCCTGCACCAGACACGCGCCGCAGGCCAGCCCCCATCAGGGACAGGCCACAGGCCACGGCCGTATCGGCCCGCAGGATCAGCCCGCCCAGCGAGATCATCCTGACAAATGGCCGTGCGCGCAACATGTTGACCTCGACATCGGAAAACCCGCCCTCCGGTCCGATCAGCAGTCCGTCGCCATCGGCGACATCCTCGATCCCCCCCGCGCCGCCGCGCCGGTCGGCGCGTTCGGCCGCCACGAACAGACGCCGTTCGGGCGGCCACTCCCCCAGCCGGTCGGCCAGGCGCCGGGGGGCGTCGATCGCGGGCACGTCCAGGCGCTCGCACTGCTCCGCCGCCTCGCCGGCAATGGTTTCCAGGCGTGCTTCGTTGACCCGGTGGGTGTTGGTCCGTTCGGTCAGGACGGGCAGGAATCGTGTGACCCCCAGTTCGGTACCCATGCGCACCACCATGTCCGTCGCATCGCGCTTCAGCGGCGCGAACAGCAGGACCGGCCCCGCAACGGGCTCCGCCGCGCGCCGCTGCCGCAGCAGGCGCACCTGCCCCCGGTCGCGGCGCATCGCCTCGATGCGCGCCAGCCATTCCCCGTCGCGCGGGTTGAACAGGGCGACCTCGTCCCCCACCCCCAGACGCAGCACCGTTCCCAGATAATGCGCCTGTCCCGGCGTCAGGTCCCGCACCGCGTCCGCCTCCATCGGCGGCTGCGTCGCCGGATCGGCGAACAGACGGGGACAATCCTTCATGACGGCACCACTCCACGCGACACACAACCCGGGGCCGCAGCGGGACCTCGGCTCTTGACCGCGTCCCCCCGGCGCCCCATCACACGCGGGCATAGCAGCCCCGCGCGCCGGCGTCATGGCCGGACGGCCCAAGCTGGAGAGACGAGCGTGAATCGATCCCTGCCCCATACCGATATCCGGACCGGAGGATGGATCGCCCGGCTGCCCGTGCCGCTGCGCCCCTACGCGCTGCTGGCGCGGCTGGATCGTCCCATCGGCACGTGGCTGCTGTTCCTGCCCGGCATGTGGGGCATCCTGCTGGCATCCGGCGTCGATGCCCGCACGCGCCTGCGGCTGATCGTGCTGTTCGGCATCGGCAGCGTGGTGATGCGTTCGGCGGGCTGCGTGGTCAACGACATGTGGGATCGCGACATCGACCGGCTGGTGGCGCGGACCGCCGGGCGCCCGCTGGCCTCGGGCGCCCTGCGCATGCGCCAGGCGGCCCTGTTCCTGGCGGGGCTGCTGGTGATCGGGCTGGTGATCCTGCTGCAGCTCAATCCGCTGGCCCGGGTCCTGGGGGCCTCGTCACTGATCCTGGTGGGGCTGTATCCCCTGGCCAAGCGCTTCACCTGGTGGCCGCAACTGGTGATGGGCTTCACGTTCGGCTTCGGCGCGCCGCTGGGCTATGCCGCCGCGACCGGCCGCGTCGATGCCGCCTGGGGCGCGCTCTACGCCGCCACCATCCTGTGGCAACTGGGGTTCGATACGATCTACGGCTTCCAGGACATGGAGGACGACGCCCGCATCGGGGTCAAATCCACGTCGCGCCTGTGGGCGGGGCAGCCGCGCCTCTTCGTCGGCGCCTGCTATGCCCTGGCCGTGGCCGCGCTGCTGCTGGCGGGATGGCTGGCCGGATGCGGCGCGGGCTTCTGGATCGCGATGGCGCTGCCCACCATCGCCCTGGCCTGGCAGGTCGCGCAACTGGACAGTACCGACCCCGCCCGCTGCCTGAGCCTGTTCCGCTTCAACCGCGAAACCGGCCTGGCGATCGCGCTGGCCATCCTGGCCGGACTGGCCGGACAATGACGGCGCCCGCCGATGCCCGCGCCTTCGTCGCGGCCCACACCGCCCTGTCCCACGCCCCCCTGGTGCCGGAGATCGCCCTGCACCTGGCCACCGAGATCACGCCGATCTGGCAGGCGTCGGAAAGCTGGCTGGCGCAGCATGATATCGAACCGCCCTTCTGGGCCTTCGCCTGGCCGGGCGGCCAGTTGCTGGCACGCCATGTCCTGGACAATCCGTCGCTGGTGGCCGGCCGCCGGGTGCTGGATTTCGCGGCCGGATGCGGCATCGCCGCCATCGCCTGCGCCCGCGCCGGCGCCCTGTCGGTCGAAGCGGCCGAGATCGACCCCCTGGCCACCGCCGCCATCGCCCTGAACGCGGACGCGAACGGCGTCACCCTGACCGTCACCGAAGCCGACCTGGTCGGCGCCCCGCCGCGCTGGGACCTGATCCTGTGCGGCGACATCTGCTACGAAAACCCGATGACCGAGCACATCCTGCCCTGGCTGCGCACCGCCGCGCGCACGGCGGAGGTCTGGATCGCCGACCCCGGCCGGGCCTACCTGCCCCGCGCGGGGCTGGAGGTCATCATGACGCGCGACATCGCCACCACGATGGAGCTTGAGGACCGTACGGCCCGCCGTACGACGCTTTACCGGGTGACGTAACGCAGGCGGATCCGGCCGTATGCAGGAACCGCCGGCTGTTCCGTCACCGCAGGGCCCGCAGCCGGCTGGCGCTGAGCAGCGCCGACAGGAAGGCACACGCCGCCGCCAGTTCCATGCAGCGCAGGGTGGGGTCATGGGTGACGAAACCGAAGGTCAGCGCCACGAAGATCGCCCCCATGGTCTGGCCCGACAGGCGCGCGACCGACACCATGCCGCTGGCGCTGCCCGACCGGCCGCGCGGGGCGGACACCATCATCGCGCGATTGTTCGGCGGCTGGAAAATCCCGAACCCGACCCCGGCCAGGCCGATACGCCAGGCAATGTCCAGGTTCCCGGCATCGGGCGGCAGCAGGCACAGCAGGACGAAGCCCGTGCCCGTCACGCACAGGCCGATCGAGGACAGGATGGCCGCCGGCACCCGGTCCGCCACCCGCCCGACGAACAGCGAGATGGCGACGATCCCGACCGGCCAGGGTGTGATCAGCAGGCCGGTGGCCACCGCCGAGCGATGCAGCACCGATTGCAGCGCGAACGGCATGGAAATGATGAAGAAGTTCGACGCGACGAACGCCCCGAACCCCACGCCGAACGCGACCAGGAAATCCGGCACCGCCAGCAGGTCGATCGGCAGCATCGGGTCGGACCGCCCGGCTTGGCGCCGGGCCAGCTGGACGAATGCCCCCGCCCCGCCCGCCAGCAGCCACACCGCCAGCGCGGGCCCGCTGCGATGCACCAGGCTGTCCAGCCCGACGATCACGCCCCCGAACGCCACGACGTTCAGCACCGCGCTGGCCAGGTCGAACGAGGACGGGCTGCGCGGCGTGCGCGGCAGGTAGAACGCGGCCGCCACCATCGCCGCCCCGCCCAGCGGCAGGTTGATCAGGAAGATCCACGGCCAGTCGGCCACCGACAGCACCGCCGAGGCGATGGTGGGCCCCAGCGCCACGCCGGTCGCCACCACCATGCCGTTCAGCGAGATCCCCTTGCCGATCTGGGAATGCGGATAGATGAAGCGGACCAGCGCGATATTGACGCTCATGATGCACGCCCCGCCCACGCCCTGCAGCGCGCGGGCCAGGGCCAGTTCCAGCAGCGTGTGCGACATCGCGCACAGCAGGGACGCGACCACGAAGGTGCCCAGCCCGATCCGGCACAGCCGCGCGAATCCCACCCGCGCGCCCAGCGACGCCAGCGGCAGCAGTGTGGACACGCTGGCAAGCTGGTAGGCGTTGATCACCCAGATGGACGATGACGCGCTGGCATGGATGTCGTGCGCGATGGTGGGCAGCGCCACATTGGCGATGGCATAGTCCAGCACCGACAGCAGCACCGACAGCGCCACGGCGAACATCGCCATCGCCCGCGCCGTGCCGTGCAGGCCTTCACCCTCCGCCAGCGTTCGGCGCGCCGGGGCATCGGGCGCGGACGTATCGGGCACGGACCGCAGCGCCATGGCCGCTCAGCCCGCGCGCAGCGCGCGGCCGAACAGCGCCTGGACCCATCCCATGGCCTGAAGGAACAGCGCCGGGTCGTAGCGCGGCCCCTCGTCCCGCAGGAACGCATGCTGGGCGTTGAGTTCGTGCCATTCGTAGCGGACGCCCGCAGCCTCCAGCGCCTCGCGGATCATCTGCCGCCCGGCGAAGGGGACATGCGGGTCCTGCCGGCCCCAGGTCATCATCACCTCGCCCGGAATCTCGCCCAGCCGCTGCAGCGTGTCGTCGTGCCGTCCCTGCCCCAGGGACGCCGAATGGATGTCGGTGGCATAGAAGCACGCCGCCGCCGACACCGCCGGGTTCATCGCCGCCCGAAAGGCCAGGTGCCCGCCCAGGCAGACCCCCATGGTGCCGATCCGCCCGGTGCAGGCCGGATGCGCCGCCAGCCACGCCACCGCCGCCCGGGCATCGTCGTCGTACGACGCCAGGGGCTTGGCGTATTTCAGTTCGTTGCCCCGGTCGGTGCCCGGCTTGTCGTAGGCCAGCACGGTGCCCGCGGGTTCGTATTCGTGATAGACCTCCGGCACCGCCACCACGTGGCCCAGCCCCGCGACCATGGCGGCCAGCCGGCGGATCGGGGCCGTCACCTGGTAGATCTCGGAGAACAGCACCACGCCGGGAAAGGCCCCGTCCGCCGCCGGACGCAGCACATGCAGCCGCATCGGGCCGCTGGCGGTCGCGATATCGGCGGTTTCGTCCCCGTGGAGGATCATGCTTCCGCTCCCCGTCCTGTCGTGTCCTGCCCCAGGTCACGCAGCCGGCGGCCGGCCATCAGACGCGCCTCGATCTCTTCCAGCGAGACGCCGCGCGTCTCGGGCACGTAGGCCAGGGTGATGATGATGAACAGGCCGTTCATCAGCGCGAACAGCCAGAAGGTACGCGCTTCGCCCAGGGCGGCCATCACGGTCAGGAACACGTTGCTGACCAGCGAGTTCGCCGCCCAGTTGGTGAAGGTCGAGCACGCGATGCCGAAATCGCGCCCGCGCAGCGGCTGGATTTCGGAACACAGGGTCCAGACCAGCGGCCCGGCGCCGATCGCGAAGCCCGCGACGAACAGCAGCAGTGCCCCGACCATGCCGATTTCCTGCGGCAGGGAGTCGCCGCCGAACGCGATCAGTCCGCCCGCGCCCAGCATGGCGAAGGTCATGATCGCGCAGCTGAGGATCAGCAGCGGCCGCCGCCCCCAACGGTCGATGAAGGCGATGGCGAAGCCGGTCGACAGCACGTTGATCAGGCCGATCAGCGCCGTGGCCCAGGTCGCGGCCGACACGCCGAAATGCGCGGCCTGGAATACCTTCGGCGCGTAGTACATCAGGACGTTGATCCCGGTGAGCTGCTGCATGACCTGCAGCATGACCCCCAGCAGGACCGACCGGCGGAAATTCGCGTTGCTGCGGAACAGCGCGAAGCCGCTGCCGCTTTCCTTGCGCAGTTCCTGCGCGATATCGCGAATTTCGGCGTCGGCCTCGGCCGGGTCGGGCCGCAGGTAGCGCATGACCTGGCTGGCCCGGCTGCGCTCGCCCCGCATCATCAGCCAGCGCGGGCTGTCGGGCAGGAACAGGCAGGCGGCGCAGAACAGCGCCGCAGGCACCGCCATCAACCCCAGCATCCAGCGCCAGTGCCCGCCATAGGCCAGCACGCTGTCGGTGACATAGGCCAGGAAGATGCCCAGCGTCACCATCAGCTGGTAGAACGAGATCATGGCGCCGCGCACGGCCTCGGCCGTGACTTCGGAAATATAGAGCGGGGCGGCGAAGGCGGCGATTCCCACCGCCAGGCCCAGCAGGACGCGCCCCACGATCAGCACCGTGATGGACGGCGCCAGGGCGCAGATCATCGACCCGGCCAGGAACAGCAGCGACGCGCCCAGCAGCGCCCGCCGCCGGCCGAACCGGAAGGAAATCCGGCCGGCGACGACCGATCCGACGGTGGCGGCCACCATCATCGAGGACACGATCCATTCCTGCATGCGGGCGGCCGCATGGAATTCGTCGCCGATGAACCCCAGCGCCCCGGCGATGACGCCGGTATCCAGGCCGAACATCAGCCCCGCCATGGCCGCGAGAATGCCGACGACGATCGCCCGGGCCCCGGAGGACGGCACCGAGCCGTTAACGGGCATCGTTCCTGCCGGTCCCTGGTCTGGTGACATCATGGAATCCTTCCCGGTTCTGTTCTTGTGTCGTGGGCGAAACGCCTGGACCGCGCCGCCATTCTTGATCCTGTCAGGCCACAGTTCGGCCGGAATCCCGGTCAATCTGCGTCAAACCGGGGCCGCCGGACAGTCCTTATGATACGAAATACATCCCCGTGGCCAGACGCATCCCGCGGTACCCCCGCGGTGGCAGGAAAAAACACACGGGTCGTGAACTCTTCGTCCTCTCCGGGATATGAGGCCGCGGGCATTGACATCCTGCGGCCCGTGACGCCGTGATACGCGCTCTTTTTCCAGCAGACGTGGTTCCATGTCCTCACTTCTTGCCGTTTCCCTGGCGACCGCCGCCATCGTGGCCGTCGTGCTCCTGATCGGGCGCTATAAACTCAACCCCTTCATCGTGCTGCTGTGCGTGTCGCTGCTGCTGGCCCTGTGCGCCGGCATGCCGCCGCAGAAGGCCGTCACGTCGTTCGAGGCCGGCGCCGGCCACGTGCTGGGCCATATCGCCACCGTGATCGCGCTGGGGACGATGCTGGGCAAGATGCTGGCCGAATCCGGCGGCGCGGACCAGATCGCGCTGACGATCACCCGCGTCGCGGGCAAGGGCCGGATCAGTTGGGCCATGATGGTCATCGGCCTGCTGATCGGCCTGCCGGTGTTCTTCGAGGTCGGCTTCGTGCTGCTGATTCCGCTGGTCTTCACCCTGGCGCGGCGGACATCGACCCCCATGCTGCTGCTGGCGCTGCCGATGGGCGCCGCCCTGTCGGTCACCCACGCGATGATCCCGCCCCATCCGGCCACCCTGCTGGCGCTGTCGGCCTATCACGCCGATACCGGGCGGACGATCTTCTGGGGGGTCATCATCGGTACGCCGATCGCGGCCCTGGCCGGCCCGATCTATGCGAAATTCATCACGCCGCGCATCCAGATCGCCGGCCATGCCGGGCTGGAAGACCAGTTCGCGAGCAAGGACGTCCACGAGAACCTGCCGCCGTTCAGTATCACGGTGCTGACGATCCTCTCGCCGGTCCTGCTGATGCTGCTGGGTTCGGTCGCCGACCTGGTCTCGCAACCCGGCAGCACGGCGAACACCATCCTGCATTTCATCGGCAATACCGACATCGCCCTGCTGCTGGCGACGATCCTGTCCTTCTACGTGCTGGGCCTGGCCCGCGGCTTCTCGCGCGAGACGATCCTGCGCTTCACCAACGAATGCCTGGGGCCCACCGCGCTGATCATGCTGCTGGTGGGCGCGGGCGGCGGCTTCGGCCGCGAACTGGTCGATAGCGGGGTGTCGAAGGCCATCACAGACCTGGCGCTGGGGGCGCATGTGCCGCTGCTGGTGCTGGCCTGGCTGCTGGCGGTGGTGGTGCGCGTGGCCGCCGGGTCCGCCACCGTGGCCATGAGCACGGCGTCCGGCATCGTCGGGCCGATCCTGCTGCACAGCCACGGCACGTCGCCGGAACTGATGGTGCTGGTCACCGGGGCCGGATCGGTGGCGCTGGGGCCGATGAACGACGCCGGGTTCTGGCAGATCAAGGAATATCTGGGCCTGAGCGTAGGGCAGACGATCAAGACCTGGTCGGTCATCGAAACCCTGATCGCCGTCCTGGGGCTGGTGTTCTGCCTGCTGCTGTCGCTGGTGATCCACTGAGGGGGCGCCTGCCCCCTCGTACCCCTGCCTGTTACCCCTGCCCTTCGGCGTAGGGGTTCTTGGTCCCGCGCAGCAGCAGCCGGATCGGCGTGCCGGGCAGGTCGAACGTCTCGCGCAGGCCGTTGACCAGGTAGCGCTGGTAATCCTCGGGCAGTTGCTCGGCCCGGGTGCCGAACAGGATGAAGGTCGGCGGCCGGGCCTTGGCCTGCGTCATGTAGCGCAGCTTCAGCCGCCGCCCGCTGACCAGCGGCGGGCTGTGCCGCTCCAGCATCGCCTCGAACCAGCGGTTCAGCGCCCCGGTCGGAACCCGCTTGTTCCAGGTCGCATGGGCCCGGCGCACCACCGGCAGCAGCTTGTTTACCCCGGCCCCGGTCAGCGCCGAGAACGAAACGACCGGAATGCCGCGCATCTGCGCCAGCGACGTCTCGATCCGGTCGGAGATCGCCTGCCGTGTCGCGATCCGGTCCTCGACCGCGTCCCACTTGTTCAGCGCCAGGACGCAGCACCGGCCCTCGCGCTCGATCAGGCGGGCGATCTGCAGGTCCTGTTCATGCACGCCCAGGGTCGCGTCCAGCGTCAGGACCACCACCTCGGCCATCTTCAGTGCCTCGATGGTGGCGGAAACCGACATCTTCTCCAGCGATTCCTCGATCCGGCCCCGGCGGCGCAGCCCCGCCGTATCGACCAGTTGAATCGGCCCATGCTCGTCATGCAGCAGCACCGTCACCGAATCGCGGGTCAGGCCCGGCTCGGGCCCGGTGATCATCCGCTCCTCGCCCAGCAGGCGGTTCAGCAGGGTCGATTTTCCGGCATTCGGCCGCCCGACGATGGCCAGGCGCAGCGGACCGACGGGACGGTCGTCTTCGTCAGCCTCGCCCGCTTCCGCGTCATCGTCTTCGAACGCCGCGTCCGCCATGCCCCCGGCGACGAGAGCCGGAGCCTGCGGCGGCAGGCGGTCCGCGATCTCGCCCATCAGGTCCGACAGGCCTTCGCCATGTTCGGCGGAAATGGCCAGCGGCGTGCCCAGCCCCAGGGCGAAGGCCTCCATCGCCGCCGCCGCCCCCTGCCGTCCCTCGGCCTTGTTGGCGATCAGCAGCACGGGGCGCCCCTGGCGGCGCAGCCATGCCGCGAAATGCTCGTCGGCCGGGGTGATGCCCGCGCGGGTGTCGATGCAGAACAGGACCAGGTCCGCCTGCGCCACCGCCGATTCCGACGATGCCCGCATGCGGCCGTACAGCGTATCGGCCGCCGCTTCCTCCAGCCCCGCCGTATCGACCAGGCGCACCCGGCGGCCGCGCATCACGGTCTCGGCTTCCTTGCGGTCGCGGGTCACGCCGGGGGTATCGGCAACCAGCGCCTGCCGCCGCCCCACAAGGCGGTTGAACAGGGTCGATTTACCGACATTCGGACGACCGGCGATGACCACCACCGGCAGGTCGTCCCCGGTCGGAACGGAAGGAAGCTTGGCCAATTTTCAACGATATCCTTAGCTATAGGCAATCAGGTGACCGTCGTCGGTCACGATCAGCAGCCGTCCATCGACCACGATCGGCGCCACGCTGGCCACCCCCGGCAGCTTGCCGATGGACAGTAACGCGCCGGTCACCGGATCGATCGTCGCATATCCGGTCTCGGGCAGGGTGCTGACGCAGACCAGCTTGCCCCCCGCCAGGATCGGGCCGGTCCAGGTCACGCCATCCTTCTGCACGTCGACCCTGCGATAGCGGCGGAGCTGGGTGATCCAGCGCACGTGGCCGCTCAACCGGTCGATGCAGGCCAGTTGCTGGTCCAGCGACAGCACGTACAGCCAGTTGTCGACGACCAGCAGGCTGTCCTGCCCTGCGACGGCGCGTTCCCACAGGCGCCGCCCCGAGCGCACATCCAGCGCGACAAGGACCGAAGCGGCACTGATGGCATAGACCGTGCCGTCCACCACCACCGGCATGCCCCGCACGCAGGAAAAATCGACCGTCGTTTCCTGGCCGTTGGTGCTGCCCAGCGTGTCGCTCCAGACCACCTCGCCGCTTTCCGCCCGCAGCGCGACCAGGTCGCCCGACCCGAACCCGGCCACCACCACATCCCCCACCACGGCGGGCGCGGGCTGGCCGAAGATGACGGTGTCCACCGCCGTCGAGGCATAGGTCCACAGCACGTTGCCCGTCGCGGCATCGACGGCGAACAGCCTTTCGTCGATCGTCCCGAAGAACAGGCGCCCGTCCGCGATCGTGGGCGCCGAGCGGCCCGGCGTTCCGGTGTCGATCCGCCATTTCACCCGGCCGGTCGCGACATCGACCGCCACGGTCTGCGCCACGCCGTCGACGATGTACAGCGTGTCGCCCGCGACGCTGAACCCGCCGCCCAGGTTGCTGGACTTCATCTTCTTCGGCTTGGGGACGAAGTGCCACGCTTCGCGCATGCGCGGCCATTCGAACGCCCGGATCACCCCCTGCGCGTCGCTGACGAAGATCCGGCCGCCGGCCACGATCGGCGTCGCCTGCAACACGCCACGCCCGGTATTGCCCAGCGCGGCGTACGACAGAAGCTCGGGTTCGGACACGCCGGCGCCGATGCTCTTCGTCCATTCGCGGCGCATCGCACCGCCCCAGGCCATGTTGATGCCCGCATGGCTGGGCACGCGACCCGGCTGCGGCCATTCCGCGACCGTCGTCTGGGGCGGCAGGACAATCGGCATGTGATCGTCGGGATCGACCATCAGACCCGCGCCGGTGCCCAGCACGTCGACGCGCTTGCCGGCCAGCAGCGGCTTTTCGTCATCATCGCATCCGGCCAGAACCGGCAACATCGCTCCACCAAGAAGCGCATGCCGGCGGGTCAGAACTTTGTTCATGTCAATCCTGCGCTGCAAAAGGAAGAAAGGCCCCGGACCGGCGCGGCCCCAACGGCGACGATTACGACGGGCTGGCATTCAGGGTCTGCAGCAGGCCGCCGGCCCGGCTGCGCAACCCGTCCGGGACATCGGCCTCGGCGCTGAGCTGCGCGAAGCGCCGGCGTGCGTCGGCGGTGCGTCCCTGCCGCAGGTCCAGCATCGCCTCGCACTCGATGGCCAGCGCCCGCCAGGGCTTGCCCACGCCGTCCAGCGTCGTCAGGCGGGACCGCAAGGTCGCCGGATCACCGTCGTCGATCTGGCGCTGGACCCACAGCAGGCTGGCCAGGGACCGCAATTGCGGGTCCGCCGCCCCGTCATCGGCCACCTGGGTCCACAGCGACAGCGCGCCGCGCGTATCGCCGCTCGACGCCAGCAGCGCCGCGCGCTCCAGCCGCGCCAGGGTCCGCAGGCCCGGTGGTGCCGTGTCCAGCGTGGCGAAGCGCTTCAGCGCGTCCTGCTGCTGCGGGGTCAGTCGCGCCGTCTCGCCCGGGACGATCTGGCTGCTGTCGGCCGCATGCAGCGCCGTGAAATAGGTCGCCGCCCAGGCACGGTCGGCCTGCCGGCCACGCCATGCGTGGTACTGCCATCCGCCGACGCCCGCGCCGGCCACCGCCACCACGGCCACCGCTGCCGCGACATAGCGCCGGGCCAGCGCGCGCAGGCGTTCCGCCCGCAAATCGTCGTCGACTTCCCTGAAGATGTCGTCAGCCACGTCTCAACCGCTCTCCGCATACGCAGGCAGACGGGTCACGCCCCGCCCAGCCAAAGGCCGGACCATAGCGGGGTCGGCGCACAGGGGCAACAAACCCCCGTGATCCGCCGTCAATGCTTGTGCGCGAAATGCGCGGCCCCGTCCCGCAATTCGGTGCTCAGGCGGGTGAAATTGCCGGCGATCCGCTGCTGCACCACCAGGCTGCCCTGATGGACCCTGTCCATCCGGGCCCGCGCCTCGGCGCTGATCGCGCCCTCTTCCCGGCCGGCGGCGCTGGCGACGCAGCCATTATAGAGCCGGGCCGCCTTCTCGTACGCCGTCACGGCATCCACGCTGGCGTTATAGTGCGCGGCGGTCGTGTAATCGACCACCGGGGGCCTGGGTTCCTGCCCGCAGGCGGCGGGGGCGGACCACGGGGCATCGGCGGCGCGGGCGGCCGCCACCATGCCCACGGACGTCATGCCCAGGGACGTCATCACACACAGGGACACGGCACAGGCCAGGAACAGGCCCGATACTGGAGCACGCAAGGGATGTCTTCCTTCTTCGATCCGCTTCTTCAGCGATCTTCAGATATATTCGAAGACCATGGCGAAATCAGGGTGCGAAATGCGCAAGCCTGCCGGCCGGCGCGCCCAGGATCGTATCCTCGCGCATGACGGCGTGGCCCCGCACGATCGTCGCCATCGGCCAGCCCGTCACCTCCATCCCGTCGAACGGCGTCCAGCCCGCCGGGGTGGCGATCCAGTCATTGGTGATACGGCGCCGCGCCTTCATGTCCACCAGGGTGAAATCGGCGTCATAGCCCATGGCGATCCGCCCCTTGGCCTGCAGGCCATAGACCCGCGCCGGCCCTGCCGCCATCAGGTCCACCATCCGGCCCAGCGACAGACGCCCGGCATTGACGTGGTCCAGCATGACGGGAACCAGCGTCTGCACCCCCGTCAGCCCCGCCGGGGTGGCGGGCCAGGGCCGCGCCTTCGCCGCCAGGGAATGGGGCGCGTGGTCCGACCCGATCGTGTCCACGGTGCCGTTGCGCACGGCCTCCCAACTGGCCTCGTAATGCCGGCGGTCGCGGATCGGCGGGTTCATGATCGCAAGCGGGCCCAGCGTCTCATAGCATTCGGGGGCGACCTGGGTCAGATGGTTCACCAGCACCTCGACGGTCGCGACGTCGCGATGCGCCGGCAGCCAGTCCAGTTCCTCGGCGGTCGAGGTATGCAGGATATGGACCGGCCGCCCCGCCCGCCGCGCCAGATCCACGATACGCCGCGTGCCCAGGAAGGCGCATTCCTCGTCCCGCCAG
This genomic stretch from Gluconacetobacter diazotrophicus PA1 5 harbors:
- a CDS encoding glutamate--cysteine ligase: MSNPGEQDTTPIESVSQLARLLADGGKPRGLWRIGTEHEKFGFVLPAAAGPARPAWMPPPYAPDGIAEILTDLNRQDGGTRWEAIHDAGNLIGLKGIGPERGGSVSLEPAGQFELSGAPLASLHDTGHEMARHFEAIRPISRSLGVGFAPLGFHPLARRADMPWMPKSRYAIMRNYMPKVGTLGLDMMQRTCTVQVNLDFASEADMLRKLRVSLALQPVTTALFANSPFHEGRPNGFMSNRARIWTDTDTARSGMPDLFFSPSFGFEPYVEWLLDVPMYFVVRDGRILDVAGRSFRAWMKGERQDGLEGLTPTVGDFEDHMTTAFTDVRLKRFLEMRGADAGSPEMMLAMSALWVGLLYDDAALAAADALVREQDWAHYVALRAAVPRAGLDAPWVGGTLRELTARMVEIAVQGLRARAVTDGTGRDESHLLAPLQEIAAGGPTQAERWLERYHGAWKGDVTHIFSEAAV
- a CDS encoding 16S rRNA (uracil(1498)-N(3))-methyltransferase; translation: MKDCPRLFADPATQPPMEADAVRDLTPGQAHYLGTVLRLGVGDEVALFNPRDGEWLARIEAMRRDRGQVRLLRQRRAAEPVAGPVLLFAPLKRDATDMVVRMGTELGVTRFLPVLTERTNTHRVNEARLETIAGEAAEQCERLDVPAIDAPRRLADRLGEWPPERRLFVAAERADRRGGAGGIEDVADGDGLLIGPEGGFSDVEVNMLRARPFVRMISLGGLILRADTAVACGLSLMGAGLRRVSGAGSR
- the ubiA gene encoding 4-hydroxybenzoate octaprenyltransferase; the encoded protein is MNRSLPHTDIRTGGWIARLPVPLRPYALLARLDRPIGTWLLFLPGMWGILLASGVDARTRLRLIVLFGIGSVVMRSAGCVVNDMWDRDIDRLVARTAGRPLASGALRMRQAALFLAGLLVIGLVILLQLNPLARVLGASSLILVGLYPLAKRFTWWPQLVMGFTFGFGAPLGYAAATGRVDAAWGALYAATILWQLGFDTIYGFQDMEDDARIGVKSTSRLWAGQPRLFVGACYALAVAALLLAGWLAGCGAGFWIAMALPTIALAWQVAQLDSTDPARCLSLFRFNRETGLAIALAILAGLAGQ
- a CDS encoding class I SAM-dependent methyltransferase is translated as MTAPADARAFVAAHTALSHAPLVPEIALHLATEITPIWQASESWLAQHDIEPPFWAFAWPGGQLLARHVLDNPSLVAGRRVLDFAAGCGIAAIACARAGALSVEAAEIDPLATAAIALNADANGVTLTVTEADLVGAPPRWDLILCGDICYENPMTEHILPWLRTAARTAEVWIADPGRAYLPRAGLEVIMTRDIATTMELEDRTARRTTLYRVT
- a CDS encoding MFS transporter, translated to MALRSVPDTSAPDAPARRTLAEGEGLHGTARAMAMFAVALSVLLSVLDYAIANVALPTIAHDIHASASSSIWVINAYQLASVSTLLPLASLGARVGFARLCRIGLGTFVVASLLCAMSHTLLELALARALQGVGGACIMSVNIALVRFIYPHSQIGKGISLNGMVVATGVALGPTIASAVLSVADWPWIFLINLPLGGAAMVAAAFYLPRTPRSPSSFDLASAVLNVVAFGGVIVGLDSLVHRSGPALAVWLLAGGAGAFVQLARRQAGRSDPMLPIDLLAVPDFLVAFGVGFGAFVASNFFIISMPFALQSVLHRSAVATGLLITPWPVGIVAISLFVGRVADRVPAAILSSIGLCVTGTGFVLLCLLPPDAGNLDIAWRIGLAGVGFGIFQPPNNRAMMVSAPRGRSGSASGMVSVARLSGQTMGAIFVALTFGFVTHDPTLRCMELAAACAFLSALLSASRLRALR
- a CDS encoding dienelactone hydrolase family protein codes for the protein MILHGDETADIATASGPMRLHVLRPAADGAFPGVVLFSEIYQVTAPIRRLAAMVAGLGHVVAVPEVYHEYEPAGTVLAYDKPGTDRGNELKYAKPLASYDDDARAAVAWLAAHPACTGRIGTMGVCLGGHLAFRAAMNPAVSAAACFYATDIHSASLGQGRHDDTLQRLGEIPGEVMMTWGRQDPHVPFAGRQMIREALEAAGVRYEWHELNAQHAFLRDEGPRYDPALFLQAMGWVQALFGRALRAG